A stretch of the Chanos chanos chromosome 1, fChaCha1.1, whole genome shotgun sequence genome encodes the following:
- the det1 gene encoding DET1 homolog isoform X1 has protein sequence MSAVNNLTMEDYFPTLKPRRIQNQNVVHRLERRRICSGRPGAHWYRVRCFHQNLFPNFTVVNVEKPPCFLRKFSPDGRCFIAFSSDQTSLEIYEYQGCQAAEDLLQGQEGETLANGNDQRSLNIRGRLFERFFSLLHVTNVASNGEHLNRECSLFTDDCRYVIVGSAAYLPEEPHPHFFEVYRNNESVTPNPRSPLEDYSLHIIDLHTGRLCDTRTFKCDKIILSHNQGLYLYRNILAVLSVQQQTIHVFQVTAEGTFLDVRTIGRFCYEDDLLTLSAVYSEAQAEGQPGFSRLYKEKTINSLKHRLLVYLWRRAEQDGSATAKRRFFQFFDQLRQLRMWKMQLLDEHHLLIKYTSEEVVTLRVTDPSQPSFFVVYNMVTTEVLAVFENTSDKLLELFENFCDLFRNATLHSEAVQFPCSASSNNFARQVQRRFKDTIVNAKYGGHTEAVRRLLGQLPISAQSYSSSPYLDLSLFSYDDKWVSVMERPKTCGDHPIRFYARDSGLLKFKIQAGLLGRPINHAVRRLVAFTFHPFEPFAISVQRTNAEYVVNFHMRHSCV, from the exons ATGTCAGCTGTCAACAATCTGACAATGGAGGACTATTTCCCTACACTGAAACCAAGACGCATCCAAAACCAGAATGTCGTACATCGACTGGAGCGTCGTCGCATCTGCTCGGGCCGTCCCGGCGCCCACTGGTACCGTGTCCGGTGTTTCCATCAGAACCTTTTCCCAAACTTCACCGTGGTCAACGTGGAGAAACCCCCCTGCTTCTTACGCAAGTTCTCTCCAGACGGACGCTGCTTCATCGCTTTCTCTTCCGATCAAACCTCGCTGGAGATTTACGAGTACCAGGGATGTCAGGCGGCCGAGGACCTGCTTCAGGGACAAGAAGGCGAGACACTGGCCAACGGGAACGACCAGCGCTCCCTGAACATCCGCGGCAGACTCTTCGAACGCTTCTTCTCCCTGCTCCATGTCACCAACGTGGCCTCTAACGGTGAACATCTCAACAGGGAGTGTAGTCTGTTTACAGATGACTGTCGTTACGTCATAGTGGGATCAGCTGCTTATTTACCCGAGGAACCCCATCCTCATTTCTTTGAGGTGTATCGTAACAACGAGTCAGTGACACCTAACCCTCGCTCTCCATTGGAGGACTACTCACTTCATATCATAGACCTGCACACTGGCAGACTCTGTGACACACGCACGTTCAAGTGCGACAAGATTATTTTATCTCACAATCAGGGACTGTACTTGTACAGGAACATCTTGGCAGTTCTGTCTGTGCAGCAACAGACTATTCACGTCTTTCAG GTCACGGCAGAGGGCACATTTCTGGACGTGCGTACCATCGGCCGCTTCTGCTACGAAGATGACCTTTTGACGCTGTCGGCCGTGTACTCGGAGGCTCAGGCCGAAGGTCAGCCCGGCTTCTCCCGTCTCTACAAGGAGAAAACCATCAACTCGCTCAAGCACAGGCTGCTGGTGTACCTGTGGCGGCGGGCGGAGCAGGACGGCAGCGCCACTGCCAAGCGTCGCTTCTTCCAGTTCTTCGACCAGCTGCGTCAGTTACGCATGTGGAAGATGCAGCTGCTGGATGAGCATCATCTTCTCATTAAGTACACCAGTGAAGAGGTTGTCACACTACGCGTCACCGACCCCTCACAG CCCTCCTTTTTTGTGGTGTATAACATGGTGACCACGGAGGTGTTGGCGGTCTTTGAGAACACCTCTGACAAACTGTTGGAGCTGTTTGAGAACTTCTGTGACCTGTTCCGAAACGCCACGCTACACAGCGAGGCCGTACAGTTCCCCTGCTCCGCCTCCAGCAACAACTTTGCGCGGCAGGTCCAGCGCAG gttCAAAGACACTATAGTAAATGCTAAATACGGTGGTCACACAGAGGCAGTGAGGAGGCTGCTGGGACAGCTTCCAATCAGTGCTCAGTCCTACAGCAGCAGTCCATACCTAGACCTGTCCCTCTTCAGCTATGACGATAAATGGGTCTCGGTCATGGAGCGACCCAAAACGTGCGGTGACCATCCTATAAG GTTCTATGCGCGGGACTCGGGGTTACTAAAGTTCAAGATCCAGGCAGGCCTCCTGGGTCGTCCCATTAACCACGCTGTCAGGAGGCTGGTGGCCTTCACCTTCCATCCCTTTGAGCCTTTTGCCATTTCCGTTCAGCGCACCAATGCAGAGTACGTGGTCAACTTCCACATGCGCCATAGCTGTGTATGA
- the det1 gene encoding DET1 homolog isoform X2, with translation MEDYFPTLKPRRIQNQNVVHRLERRRICSGRSDQTSLEIYEYQGCQAAEDLLQGQEGETLANGNDQRSLNIRGRLFERFFSLLHVTNVASNGEHLNRECSLFTDDCRYVIVGSAAYLPEEPHPHFFEVYRNNESVTPNPRSPLEDYSLHIIDLHTGRLCDTRTFKCDKIILSHNQGLYLYRNILAVLSVQQQTIHVFQVTAEGTFLDVRTIGRFCYEDDLLTLSAVYSEAQAEGQPGFSRLYKEKTINSLKHRLLVYLWRRAEQDGSATAKRRFFQFFDQLRQLRMWKMQLLDEHHLLIKYTSEEVVTLRVTDPSQPSFFVVYNMVTTEVLAVFENTSDKLLELFENFCDLFRNATLHSEAVQFPCSASSNNFARQVQRRFKDTIVNAKYGGHTEAVRRLLGQLPISAQSYSSSPYLDLSLFSYDDKWVSVMERPKTCGDHPIRFYARDSGLLKFKIQAGLLGRPINHAVRRLVAFTFHPFEPFAISVQRTNAEYVVNFHMRHSCV, from the exons ATGGAGGACTATTTCCCTACACTGAAACCAAGACGCATCCAAAACCAGAATGTCGTACATCGACTGGAGCGTCGTCGCATCTGCTCGGGCCG TTCCGATCAAACCTCGCTGGAGATTTACGAGTACCAGGGATGTCAGGCGGCCGAGGACCTGCTTCAGGGACAAGAAGGCGAGACACTGGCCAACGGGAACGACCAGCGCTCCCTGAACATCCGCGGCAGACTCTTCGAACGCTTCTTCTCCCTGCTCCATGTCACCAACGTGGCCTCTAACGGTGAACATCTCAACAGGGAGTGTAGTCTGTTTACAGATGACTGTCGTTACGTCATAGTGGGATCAGCTGCTTATTTACCCGAGGAACCCCATCCTCATTTCTTTGAGGTGTATCGTAACAACGAGTCAGTGACACCTAACCCTCGCTCTCCATTGGAGGACTACTCACTTCATATCATAGACCTGCACACTGGCAGACTCTGTGACACACGCACGTTCAAGTGCGACAAGATTATTTTATCTCACAATCAGGGACTGTACTTGTACAGGAACATCTTGGCAGTTCTGTCTGTGCAGCAACAGACTATTCACGTCTTTCAG GTCACGGCAGAGGGCACATTTCTGGACGTGCGTACCATCGGCCGCTTCTGCTACGAAGATGACCTTTTGACGCTGTCGGCCGTGTACTCGGAGGCTCAGGCCGAAGGTCAGCCCGGCTTCTCCCGTCTCTACAAGGAGAAAACCATCAACTCGCTCAAGCACAGGCTGCTGGTGTACCTGTGGCGGCGGGCGGAGCAGGACGGCAGCGCCACTGCCAAGCGTCGCTTCTTCCAGTTCTTCGACCAGCTGCGTCAGTTACGCATGTGGAAGATGCAGCTGCTGGATGAGCATCATCTTCTCATTAAGTACACCAGTGAAGAGGTTGTCACACTACGCGTCACCGACCCCTCACAG CCCTCCTTTTTTGTGGTGTATAACATGGTGACCACGGAGGTGTTGGCGGTCTTTGAGAACACCTCTGACAAACTGTTGGAGCTGTTTGAGAACTTCTGTGACCTGTTCCGAAACGCCACGCTACACAGCGAGGCCGTACAGTTCCCCTGCTCCGCCTCCAGCAACAACTTTGCGCGGCAGGTCCAGCGCAG gttCAAAGACACTATAGTAAATGCTAAATACGGTGGTCACACAGAGGCAGTGAGGAGGCTGCTGGGACAGCTTCCAATCAGTGCTCAGTCCTACAGCAGCAGTCCATACCTAGACCTGTCCCTCTTCAGCTATGACGATAAATGGGTCTCGGTCATGGAGCGACCCAAAACGTGCGGTGACCATCCTATAAG GTTCTATGCGCGGGACTCGGGGTTACTAAAGTTCAAGATCCAGGCAGGCCTCCTGGGTCGTCCCATTAACCACGCTGTCAGGAGGCTGGTGGCCTTCACCTTCCATCCCTTTGAGCCTTTTGCCATTTCCGTTCAGCGCACCAATGCAGAGTACGTGGTCAACTTCCACATGCGCCATAGCTGTGTATGA